The following proteins come from a genomic window of Pseudomonadota bacterium:
- the ylqF gene encoding ribosome biogenesis GTPase YlqF, whose protein sequence is MSFSWFPGHMAKGLRQIGEDLKLVDLVLLVVDARIPRSSRHVQIETMLRSRGKGYCMVLNKTDLAEPVATAAWVALLRKEGVAVVSASALMGRGIEPIKKVVADVRGRVLERARKKGRLDAPVRLLVAGIPNVGKSSLINRLTADAGGSRGRTAPARTGRHPGVTRSRQWIALPGGLELRDTPGILFPRIASREMFLHLAATGAIKEDNLPLDEVGEGLAELLRRRGALAVAPRDGQSMLEAVAASRGMLLSGGVVDVERAAHFLLKHTREGRWGPMTLEKVDDVQPEDTPTTQDDDEVDEDAL, encoded by the coding sequence ATGTCGTTCAGCTGGTTTCCAGGCCACATGGCGAAGGGGCTTCGTCAGATTGGTGAAGACCTGAAGCTCGTCGACCTCGTTCTGCTCGTGGTCGACGCGAGAATCCCACGCAGCAGTCGACACGTCCAGATCGAGACCATGCTGCGCAGCCGCGGCAAGGGGTACTGCATGGTCCTCAACAAGACCGACCTCGCCGAGCCTGTTGCGACGGCAGCGTGGGTCGCCCTCCTGCGCAAGGAGGGCGTTGCGGTGGTGTCGGCGTCTGCCCTGATGGGACGTGGCATCGAACCCATCAAGAAGGTGGTGGCCGATGTCCGAGGGAGAGTGCTCGAGCGCGCACGCAAGAAGGGGCGCCTCGATGCCCCGGTGCGTCTGCTGGTGGCGGGAATCCCCAATGTCGGCAAGTCGTCGCTCATCAATCGCCTGACCGCAGATGCCGGCGGCTCCCGCGGCCGCACAGCGCCTGCCCGCACAGGCAGGCATCCGGGCGTGACCCGCAGCCGGCAGTGGATTGCGCTTCCAGGTGGGCTCGAGCTTCGCGATACGCCCGGCATCCTGTTCCCCCGCATCGCGTCTCGCGAGATGTTCCTTCACCTGGCGGCTACCGGCGCCATCAAGGAAGACAACCTTCCGCTCGACGAGGTCGGAGAGGGCCTCGCCGAGCTGCTTCGCAGACGCGGCGCGCTCGCGGTTGCGCCCCGAGACGGCCAGTCGATGCTCGAAGCCGTTGCGGCGAGCAGGGGCATGCTCCTGAGCGGTGGGGTTGTCGACGTTGAGAGAGCGGCTCACTTCCTGCTCAAGCATACCCGGGAAGGGCGGTGGGGTCCGATGACGCTGGAAAAGGTCGATGATGTCCAGCCGGAAGACACGCCCACCACCCAAGACGACGACGAGGTCGACGAAGACGCGCTCTAG
- a CDS encoding ATP-binding protein, giving the protein MLARTHSIAIIGLQTHPVEVEVVVNTGVPRFDIVGLPDAAVSESRDRVRCALRTSGLTYPEGRITVNLAPADLRKEGPSFDLAIALAIAAATGQLCPDRVAAVSAIGELSLDGRVRGVPGVLPVALHLSRESGRRTLVLPVENAAEASHVGDLPLIAVETLSEAVQVIAGKRPPRDVCTLTDDPIDEPDPSHDLSEVRGQALACRAIEVMAAGGHNALLVGPPGSGKSMLASALPGILPRLSRTEALEVTQIYSVANALPHDSGIIWRPPFRSPHHSCSPAGLIGGGSNPRPGELSLAHCGVLFLDEALEFPRSVLETLRQPLESGLVTLSRAQLSVTYPARIMLLLALNPCPCGFLGDAQSRCGCSAHAVERYRARLSGPLLDRIDLHVEVSRRSLTERESLSSAPPSAQVRAAVEAARERQRARSNGLLNARLRTRDAARWCVATPTSARFLRETAERLGWSQRSHQRVLRVARTIADLEGRERISDDHVEEAITLRRAGYTESPLILR; this is encoded by the coding sequence ATGCTCGCCAGAACCCACTCCATCGCCATCATCGGACTGCAGACCCATCCGGTGGAGGTCGAGGTCGTCGTCAACACCGGCGTGCCTCGTTTTGACATCGTCGGCCTGCCAGACGCCGCCGTGTCGGAATCTCGTGATCGCGTTCGCTGCGCATTGCGCACCAGCGGGCTGACGTACCCGGAAGGTCGCATCACCGTCAACCTGGCACCTGCGGACCTGCGAAAGGAAGGACCTTCCTTTGACCTGGCCATCGCCCTGGCCATCGCCGCCGCTACCGGTCAGCTCTGCCCAGACCGCGTGGCGGCGGTGTCGGCCATAGGAGAGCTCTCTCTCGACGGGCGCGTCCGCGGCGTTCCAGGCGTGCTTCCCGTGGCGCTCCACCTGTCACGGGAGTCTGGTCGCAGAACACTGGTCCTGCCTGTGGAGAACGCAGCGGAGGCCAGCCACGTCGGGGATCTGCCTCTCATCGCCGTGGAGACGCTGTCTGAAGCGGTTCAGGTGATTGCGGGCAAGCGTCCCCCGCGTGACGTGTGCACCCTCACCGACGATCCGATCGACGAGCCTGACCCGTCCCACGATCTCTCGGAGGTCCGCGGTCAGGCACTGGCCTGCCGCGCCATCGAGGTCATGGCTGCAGGAGGGCACAACGCGCTGCTCGTCGGCCCTCCCGGATCGGGAAAGAGCATGCTGGCTAGCGCGCTCCCTGGGATACTTCCCCGCCTCTCCCGCACCGAAGCGCTCGAGGTCACCCAGATCTACAGCGTGGCAAACGCGCTGCCCCACGACAGCGGGATCATCTGGCGCCCCCCGTTCCGCTCTCCCCACCACTCGTGCTCTCCTGCGGGTCTCATCGGTGGCGGCTCGAATCCCCGGCCTGGTGAGCTCTCTCTCGCGCACTGCGGTGTACTGTTCCTCGATGAGGCGCTCGAATTTCCGAGGTCGGTGCTCGAGACGCTTCGTCAGCCGCTCGAGAGCGGCCTGGTCACGCTGTCGCGAGCACAGCTCTCTGTGACCTACCCCGCGCGGATCATGCTCCTGCTCGCCCTCAACCCCTGCCCCTGCGGATTCCTCGGAGACGCCCAGTCTCGCTGCGGGTGCTCGGCGCACGCGGTAGAGCGCTATCGCGCGCGCCTGTCCGGACCGCTCCTCGACCGCATCGACTTGCACGTGGAGGTGAGCCGAAGAAGCCTGACCGAACGCGAGAGCCTCTCGAGCGCCCCGCCATCGGCGCAGGTGCGTGCCGCCGTCGAGGCGGCTCGGGAACGTCAGCGCGCGCGATCGAACGGTCTCCTCAACGCACGTCTGCGTACGCGAGACGCGGCACGCTGGTGTGTCGCGACGCCGACGAGCGCTCGCTTCCTGCGGGAGACGGCCGAGCGCCTCGGATGGTCTCAGCGCTCTCATCAGCGGGTGCTGCGGGTGGCCCGCACCATCGCCGATCTCGAAGGGCGCGAGCGCATCAGCGACGATCACGTCGAGGAGGCGATCACGCTTCGCAGGGCGGGCTATACCGAGTCTCCCCTCATCCTCCGGTGA
- a CDS encoding YraN family protein, whose product MHLESKELARRGEALAARFLEERGYQIVARNWRVRGGEIDLIATAGEQIVFIEVKTRSGRGFPAAEGVDGRKQHRIRALALQWLSQARLHGSPVRFDVLAVYMARTPPYAARVEHLEGAF is encoded by the coding sequence ATGCATCTCGAGTCGAAGGAGCTTGCACGTCGTGGTGAAGCACTGGCGGCCCGCTTCCTCGAGGAGCGGGGATATCAAATCGTTGCTCGCAACTGGCGGGTCCGCGGGGGTGAGATCGATCTCATCGCGACGGCTGGGGAGCAGATCGTGTTCATCGAGGTGAAGACCCGCTCGGGTCGAGGATTTCCTGCAGCGGAAGGGGTCGATGGGCGAAAGCAGCACCGCATCCGCGCGCTGGCGCTCCAGTGGCTGTCGCAGGCGCGCTTGCACGGTTCGCCTGTGCGGTTCGACGTGCTTGCCGTGTACATGGCGCGGACCCCTCCCTATGCGGCGCGCGTCGAGCATCTCGAGGGCGCGTTCTGA
- a CDS encoding competence/damage-inducible protein A — MSALPSAASATAAILVIGNEILSGKVTDLNSPFLCKELRALGVSLRRIEVVPDEIDVIAEAVARLSQTYDHVFTSGGIGPTHDDKTIEAVAQAFEAAVEQSPLLVELLEQWYGDTLNEARLRMALVPAGAEIAHGGDVKIPVVFARNVMILPGVPELFRKAFRPLRERFLCHPYHCRRAYVTVMEGDIADLLTRIERDHESVDVGSYPVFEADSPYRVMLTFDSKSADAAQAALNAFLSEVPAAGVYKVE; from the coding sequence ATGAGCGCCCTTCCCTCCGCGGCTTCAGCCACCGCCGCGATTCTCGTCATCGGAAACGAGATCCTCAGCGGCAAGGTCACCGATCTGAACTCTCCCTTTCTCTGCAAGGAGCTGCGCGCGCTGGGCGTGAGCCTGCGTCGCATCGAGGTCGTTCCCGACGAGATCGATGTCATCGCTGAAGCAGTCGCACGATTGAGTCAGACCTACGACCACGTGTTCACCTCGGGGGGAATCGGACCGACCCACGATGACAAGACCATCGAGGCAGTGGCGCAAGCGTTCGAGGCCGCCGTCGAGCAGAGCCCCCTGCTGGTCGAGCTGCTCGAGCAGTGGTACGGCGACACGTTGAACGAGGCGCGGCTGCGCATGGCGCTCGTTCCCGCTGGGGCGGAGATCGCGCACGGGGGAGACGTGAAGATCCCGGTCGTGTTCGCGCGTAACGTCATGATCCTTCCAGGTGTGCCGGAGCTCTTCCGAAAGGCCTTTCGCCCCCTGCGCGAGCGATTCTTGTGCCACCCCTATCACTGCAGGCGTGCGTATGTCACGGTCATGGAGGGAGACATCGCTGATCTGCTGACCCGGATCGAGCGCGACCACGAAAGCGTCGATGTGGGTTCCTATCCTGTGTTCGAGGCAGACAGCCCCTACCGCGTCATGCTCACCTTCGACAGCAAGAGCGCGGACGCTGCGCAAGCGGCACTGAATGCGTTTCTCTCGGAGGTTCCTGCGGCGGGGGTCTACAAGGTCGAGTGA
- a CDS encoding ribonuclease HII, with translation MFEAEASRGVLLLDDPMVAALERGRDDVTALLEAERARLRSLELHERAARKKGFEIVAGVDEVGRGPLAGPLVAAAVIFDDQPWIPMLDDSKKLAEELREALHALVLERAMSVGVGVVEVEELNTSNLHEASLEAMRRALSQLAPQPSLVLVDGCHAVPGLSCAQQTIVKGDASSVSIAAASVVAKVIRDRRMAELDARCSGYGFAVNKGYGTPDHLEALARLGPCEAHRVRFGPVARALEQQLPLF, from the coding sequence ATGTTCGAGGCAGAGGCGAGCAGGGGAGTGCTGCTTCTCGACGACCCGATGGTGGCCGCGCTCGAACGCGGGCGCGACGACGTCACTGCCCTGCTCGAGGCAGAGCGCGCGCGTCTGCGAAGCCTAGAGCTGCATGAGCGTGCCGCGCGCAAAAAAGGGTTCGAGATCGTGGCGGGGGTCGATGAGGTGGGGCGTGGTCCCCTGGCGGGTCCCCTGGTGGCGGCGGCGGTGATCTTTGACGACCAGCCCTGGATCCCGATGCTCGACGACTCGAAGAAGCTGGCGGAAGAGCTGCGCGAAGCGCTCCACGCGCTGGTGCTCGAGCGAGCGATGAGCGTGGGGGTCGGTGTGGTCGAGGTCGAAGAGCTGAACACCTCCAATCTTCACGAGGCGAGTCTCGAGGCCATGCGGCGCGCGCTCTCCCAGCTTGCGCCACAGCCGAGCCTGGTTCTCGTCGACGGGTGCCACGCGGTTCCCGGCCTGTCGTGCGCACAGCAGACCATCGTCAAGGGCGACGCCTCGTCTGTGAGCATTGCCGCGGCCTCGGTTGTGGCCAAGGTGATCCGGGACCGCCGGATGGCCGAGCTCGATGCACGGTGCAGCGGCTATGGCTTCGCGGTGAACAAAGGCTATGGAACCCCGGATCATCTCGAGGCGCTCGCGCGTCTTGGCCCCTGTGAGGCCCATCGCGTGCGGTTCGGGCCGGTGGCGCGGGCGCTCGAGCAGCAGCTCCCGCTCTTCTGA